The Sphingobacterium bambusae genome includes a window with the following:
- a CDS encoding ABC transporter permease, with amino-acid sequence MANSFFTLFWRNLWKNKFFSLINITGLALGFAGFILSYQYINKETNYDRWNKNIDNIYLVGLRLAGNYTDQTPSALASAIQANFPEVMRAGRKINYFYGDYPIFGEETIYVKKAIAIDSAAARIFDIEPQEGALYKSAEQQEATMVTADLAKRLFPQEQSFGEPKKVPVLALNMGMEETIYGISKYKGPSILDFDLLFIREMGGEQDLFTYQTFIQVRPGTDLPLLESKINRLFQEKISKHADNTASTFSNGSIYLDPLANLHLRPRHGSNSAYLGIWVLGVLSILILALAAANFTNLMLAQADKRAKEIALKKVFGNNRFRVACEFLFEVFLQCLLAVSIALLLLAFCGNILQSKYNDDLSKQIFHSTTYLQLSLALVSTCLLSGLYPAFILSGYKPARMLKGALIYDPKRSPLRNGLLAFQFVIAIVFLVGVFTVQNQIDYMRHAEKGFEPGQVISFKSVGLYYDGKLNGTFQDFKNRLAQKPSIASVAAASNVPGGAEAPPKKQFTHIDGKAEMDHIAVDVNYFETLQIQRIQGSTALSPEQLLADSSKHYAVVNETAVKQLGMANPIGAKVSGCKTDFTIVAVVADMKAYGFERHIAPSLYSFKDECGPGHLKITLLVKARAGKNEEAIKAVEEEWEKNPNAEALPLDYNFMDQQYNLLHARQERLGQALYGFSILSLIIALMGLFSISAFQINARQKEMSIRKILGASATTLFVQLNGGFLRIIGISMLIATPISYLLLYLWLANFAYKEPINSWIFIWIGGLFTLMSALTISFQSIKAARSKPIDSLRDE; translated from the coding sequence ATGGCAAATAGCTTCTTTACGTTATTTTGGAGAAATTTATGGAAGAACAAGTTTTTTTCTTTGATAAACATCACAGGGCTGGCTTTAGGCTTTGCGGGCTTCATACTTTCTTATCAATACATCAATAAGGAAACCAACTACGATCGTTGGAACAAAAATATAGATAACATCTATTTGGTGGGACTTCGTTTGGCAGGTAACTATACAGACCAAACTCCTTCCGCATTGGCCAGTGCCATTCAGGCTAACTTCCCAGAAGTGATGCGTGCAGGCCGTAAGATAAACTATTTCTACGGAGACTATCCTATTTTTGGCGAAGAAACCATATACGTAAAGAAGGCAATTGCCATCGACTCTGCCGCCGCCCGCATTTTCGATATTGAACCGCAAGAAGGAGCCTTGTACAAATCTGCAGAGCAGCAGGAAGCGACAATGGTGACGGCCGACTTAGCAAAAAGGCTATTTCCGCAAGAGCAGTCATTTGGAGAACCCAAAAAGGTGCCTGTTTTGGCACTGAACATGGGCATGGAAGAAACAATCTATGGGATCAGTAAATACAAAGGTCCCTCCATTCTTGATTTTGACTTGCTATTTATCCGAGAAATGGGCGGCGAACAAGATCTATTCACCTACCAAACGTTTATTCAGGTCAGGCCTGGCACTGATCTTCCTTTATTGGAATCTAAGATCAACCGTTTGTTTCAGGAGAAGATCTCGAAACACGCGGACAACACTGCTTCAACTTTTTCCAACGGATCAATATACCTAGATCCATTGGCCAACCTACACCTACGTCCTCGGCACGGATCCAACAGTGCCTACCTTGGCATTTGGGTATTGGGTGTGTTATCGATATTAATTTTGGCATTGGCGGCAGCTAACTTCACCAATCTGATGTTAGCACAAGCAGACAAAAGGGCAAAGGAAATCGCGTTAAAAAAAGTTTTTGGAAACAACCGTTTCCGTGTTGCTTGTGAATTCCTATTTGAAGTATTCTTGCAATGCCTGCTTGCCGTTTCAATCGCATTGCTGTTGTTGGCTTTTTGCGGTAACATTCTGCAGAGCAAGTACAATGATGATCTAAGCAAACAGATCTTCCATAGCACAACATACCTACAGCTCAGCCTTGCCTTGGTATCGACCTGCTTGCTATCCGGCCTCTATCCTGCATTTATCCTGTCGGGCTACAAGCCCGCTCGTATGCTCAAAGGCGCCTTGATCTATGACCCGAAACGATCCCCGCTAAGAAACGGATTATTGGCTTTCCAGTTTGTCATCGCCATCGTATTTCTTGTAGGCGTTTTTACGGTGCAAAATCAAATAGATTACATGCGTCATGCGGAGAAAGGGTTTGAGCCTGGACAGGTTATCAGCTTCAAAAGTGTAGGCCTCTATTATGATGGAAAACTGAATGGTACTTTTCAAGATTTCAAAAACCGATTAGCACAGAAACCCAGCATTGCCTCTGTCGCTGCGGCCAGCAATGTACCGGGAGGAGCCGAAGCGCCTCCAAAAAAACAATTTACCCATATAGATGGAAAAGCAGAGATGGATCATATCGCCGTCGACGTCAACTACTTCGAGACACTACAGATACAGAGGATACAAGGTTCGACGGCACTTTCTCCAGAACAACTTTTGGCCGACAGCAGCAAGCACTATGCCGTCGTTAATGAAACAGCTGTTAAACAGCTGGGCATGGCAAATCCGATCGGTGCAAAGGTTAGTGGATGCAAAACAGACTTTACCATAGTAGCCGTGGTTGCCGATATGAAAGCCTACGGCTTTGAGCGTCACATCGCCCCATCGCTATATTCATTTAAAGACGAATGCGGCCCCGGCCATCTAAAGATAACCTTACTGGTTAAAGCAAGAGCTGGAAAAAATGAAGAAGCTATTAAAGCCGTAGAAGAAGAATGGGAAAAAAATCCGAATGCGGAGGCTCTTCCCTTGGATTATAACTTCATGGATCAACAGTACAACCTGCTGCATGCGAGACAGGAACGCTTGGGACAAGCGCTATACGGATTTTCCATACTATCGCTTATTATTGCCTTAATGGGCCTGTTTAGCATATCCGCTTTCCAAATCAATGCTCGCCAAAAGGAAATGAGTATCCGTAAAATATTGGGAGCAAGTGCCACAACACTTTTTGTTCAGTTGAACGGCGGGTTTCTCCGGATTATTGGTATTTCTATGCTCATAGCCACTCCAATAAGTTATCTGCTTTTGTATCTTTGGTTAGCTAATTTTGCATACAAAGAACCGATAAACAGCTGGATCTTCATTTGGATCGGAGGCCTTTTTACTTTGATGTCGGCACTCACCATCTCCTTCCAATCGATAAAGGCAGCACGATCAAAACCTATCGATAGCTTGCGCGATGAATAG
- a CDS encoding ABC transporter ATP-binding protein, translating into MIKLENIFKWYNVGGTRSFILKDINLHIEEGDFVSIMGPSGSGKSTLLNVIGLLDEPNEGKYYFMDEDVLAMKAKKRTALFQSHMGYVFQSYHLIDELTVYENIETPLIYKDLSGKERKAIVADMLDRFGIVGKKDLFPAQLSGGQQQIVGIARALAASPKLLLADEPTGNLNSKQGEEVMQLFKQLNEDGVTIIQVTHSEKNAEYGKRIINMLDGQLKLD; encoded by the coding sequence ATGATAAAACTAGAAAACATATTTAAATGGTATAATGTCGGCGGGACACGCTCCTTTATTTTGAAGGACATTAACCTCCACATTGAGGAGGGCGACTTTGTTTCCATCATGGGCCCGTCGGGGTCGGGTAAGTCGACCCTGCTGAATGTTATAGGCCTTCTTGATGAACCCAATGAAGGCAAATATTACTTTATGGACGAAGATGTGCTGGCCATGAAAGCCAAGAAGCGTACGGCGCTCTTTCAATCGCACATGGGCTATGTTTTTCAATCGTACCACTTGATCGACGAATTGACGGTATATGAGAATATCGAAACGCCATTGATATACAAAGATCTGTCAGGCAAAGAGCGGAAAGCGATCGTTGCCGATATGCTCGACCGCTTCGGTATTGTTGGGAAGAAAGACCTTTTCCCAGCGCAGTTATCGGGCGGGCAGCAGCAAATCGTCGGTATTGCGCGTGCTTTGGCGGCTTCGCCCAAACTGTTACTTGCCGATGAGCCCACCGGAAATCTGAACTCCAAGCAGGGCGAAGAGGTGATGCAGCTGTTCAAACAGCTCAACGAAGATGGCGTGACCATCATTCAGGTAACGCACTCGGAGAAAAATGCCGAGTATGGCAAACGCATCATCAATATGCTGGATGGACAGCTGAAGCTTGACTAA
- a CDS encoding transglutaminase-like domain-containing protein, whose amino-acid sequence MKEQELKALISLLDDPDTEIYQALEDKLITCGPEVIPLLEQSWEESFDVLLQSRVEQIIHKIQFNEVQNDLQLWKLSNQEDLLEGLLIVNRYQYPNLGEEEVYTKLAELKRSAWYHLMYDMSPVEKVKLLNNILFREFGLSGNTSDYHAPQNSFINKVFETKKGNPISLACIYTLVAQRLDIPIYGVNLPKHFVLAYMKEENPEEVLFYINVFNRGQIMREDDIRSFLQQLNLPASDDYIKPCSNLAIIKRVLRNLIAAYDHIDNIEKRQEVQLLLDLIDQA is encoded by the coding sequence ATGAAGGAACAGGAATTAAAAGCATTAATTTCCCTGTTGGACGATCCCGATACGGAAATATACCAAGCACTCGAAGATAAGCTGATCACCTGCGGTCCAGAGGTGATTCCCCTACTGGAACAATCTTGGGAAGAATCTTTTGATGTGCTGCTGCAAAGCCGCGTCGAGCAGATCATCCACAAGATACAGTTTAACGAGGTACAGAACGACCTGCAGCTATGGAAATTAAGCAATCAGGAAGACTTGTTGGAAGGTCTGCTGATCGTCAATCGTTACCAATACCCCAACCTCGGCGAGGAGGAGGTATATACGAAATTGGCAGAACTGAAACGCAGCGCTTGGTACCACCTGATGTATGACATGAGCCCTGTAGAGAAGGTCAAGCTTCTTAATAACATACTGTTCCGCGAATTTGGCCTGTCGGGCAATACCTCGGACTACCACGCCCCACAAAACTCCTTTATCAATAAGGTATTTGAAACAAAAAAGGGAAATCCAATATCGCTGGCCTGCATATATACCCTTGTAGCGCAACGATTGGATATACCGATTTATGGGGTAAACCTGCCCAAGCATTTTGTATTGGCCTATATGAAGGAAGAAAATCCAGAGGAAGTGCTGTTCTACATCAATGTGTTCAACCGCGGACAGATCATGCGGGAAGATGATATCCGCTCCTTTTTACAGCAGCTGAACCTACCGGCAAGTGACGATTACATCAAGCCCTGCAGCAACTTGGCCATCATCAAAAGAGTACTTCGCAACCTGATTGCCGCCTACGATCATATCGACAATATCGAAAAACGACAGGAGGTGCAACTGCTGCTTGACCTTATTGACCAGGCGTAG
- a CDS encoding epoxyqueuosine reductase QueH, translating to MSDKEFKREKLALPKEGKKLLLHSCCAPCAGEVMEALIASDIDFTIYFYNPNIHPRKEYDLRKEENIRFAEKHNIPFIDADYDVDHWFDLAKGMEQEPERGIRCTMCFDMRFEKTAEYAAAHGFDVISSSLGISRWKNMEQINDCGLRAASRHPDMEYWTFNWRKKGGSARMLEVSKKEKFYMQEYCGCAYSLRDTNKWRMANGRPKIELGKYYYGDEEQ from the coding sequence ATGAGCGACAAGGAATTCAAAAGAGAGAAACTAGCCCTTCCTAAGGAAGGCAAGAAGCTACTGTTGCACTCTTGCTGTGCGCCCTGTGCGGGCGAGGTAATGGAAGCGCTTATCGCGTCGGATATTGATTTTACGATCTATTTCTACAACCCCAACATACATCCACGTAAAGAATACGACTTGCGCAAGGAAGAGAATATACGCTTTGCTGAAAAACACAATATCCCGTTTATCGATGCCGATTACGATGTGGATCATTGGTTTGACTTGGCCAAGGGCATGGAGCAGGAACCCGAGCGGGGCATCCGTTGCACGATGTGCTTTGACATGCGTTTCGAGAAAACGGCCGAGTATGCTGCGGCTCATGGCTTCGACGTCATATCCAGCTCCTTGGGAATCTCTCGCTGGAAAAACATGGAGCAAATCAATGACTGTGGCCTTCGCGCGGCATCGCGACATCCCGACATGGAATACTGGACGTTCAACTGGCGCAAGAAAGGCGGATCTGCACGCATGTTAGAAGTCAGCAAGAAAGAGAAGTTCTACATGCAGGAATACTGTGGCTGTGCCTACTCCCTGCGCGACACCAACAAATGGCGTATGGCAAATGGGCGGCCGAAGATCGAGTTGGGTAAATATTACTATGGAGACGAAGAGCAATAA
- a CDS encoding YceD family protein, whose amino-acid sequence MQVSKYLKQYRIPFSGLAAGKHEFDFEIDDKFFDCYEHSLVKKGKLKADVELQKQENMLVVNFHIYGMIQLSCDVCLADFDAPLDFQERALVKFTDEDWESNTDEVLVLSKTDYELDIAALLYEYINVRVPYYSKCTEQGVNLSCDPEMLAKINVDSEEEQEDNTEEKIDPRWDILKNIKNN is encoded by the coding sequence ATGCAGGTTTCGAAATATCTAAAACAGTATAGAATTCCGTTTTCCGGTCTTGCAGCAGGAAAACATGAGTTTGATTTTGAGATTGACGATAAGTTCTTTGATTGTTATGAACATAGCCTTGTAAAAAAAGGAAAATTGAAAGCAGACGTAGAGTTGCAGAAGCAGGAGAATATGCTGGTTGTCAACTTTCACATCTACGGCATGATTCAGCTGAGCTGCGATGTATGCCTAGCCGACTTTGATGCTCCCTTAGATTTTCAAGAGCGTGCTCTGGTAAAGTTCACCGATGAAGATTGGGAAAGCAATACCGATGAAGTATTGGTATTATCCAAAACCGATTACGAATTGGATATTGCAGCGTTACTTTACGAATACATCAACGTCCGCGTACCCTACTACAGTAAATGTACAGAGCAGGGTGTAAATTTGAGCTGTGACCCCGAGATGTTGGCCAAAATAAATGTGGACAGCGAGGAAGAACAGGAAGATAATACAGAAGAAAAGATAGACCCCCGTTGGGATATATTAAAGAATATTAAAAATAACTAA
- the rpmF gene encoding 50S ribosomal protein L32, whose product MAHPKRKTSKSRRDKRRTHYKAERPTLTVCKETGAVHTPHRAYTVDGNLYYNGKLIIDNTATV is encoded by the coding sequence ATGGCACATCCAAAGCGTAAAACTTCGAAATCCAGAAGAGATAAAAGAAGAACACATTATAAGGCAGAAAGACCTACGTTAACCGTATGCAAAGAAACTGGAGCGGTACACACTCCACACCGTGCTTACACAGTAGATGGTAATTTATACTACAACGGTAAGTTAATTATTGACAACACTGCTACTGTCTAA
- the plsX gene encoding phosphate acyltransferase PlsX, translating to MKIGLDVLGGDYAPNSTITGAIEAQQLLQDDQRLVLIGDQNDAVERLKQAGANPDDFDYIHAPDTIGMHEHPTKAISQKPNSSIAKGFELLKNGEIDSFSSAGNTGAMLVGAMFSVKTIPGVLRPAIATNVPKIKSGYGILLDVGANADCKPEMLNQFALLGSLYAQHVYGLTDPKVGLLNIGEEEEKGNNLTISTYPLLKENTKINFIGNAEGRDLFTDLADVYVCDGFTGNVVLKLAESFYVVTLKKGMKDDFFDRFNYERYGGSPILGVNAPVIIGHGISTPEAIKNMVLLSKDMIESKFIDKIRSAFN from the coding sequence ATGAAGATTGGTTTAGACGTTTTAGGTGGCGATTATGCCCCCAACTCTACGATAACTGGTGCTATCGAGGCCCAGCAATTATTGCAAGATGATCAACGTCTTGTTCTTATCGGCGATCAAAACGACGCCGTCGAGCGATTAAAACAGGCTGGAGCAAATCCAGATGATTTTGACTACATACATGCTCCTGATACCATTGGTATGCACGAGCACCCTACGAAGGCCATCAGCCAAAAGCCCAATTCAAGTATCGCGAAAGGTTTTGAGCTGCTGAAAAATGGAGAGATCGATTCGTTCTCCTCGGCGGGCAATACCGGAGCCATGTTGGTTGGTGCTATGTTCAGTGTAAAAACAATCCCCGGGGTGTTGCGCCCCGCCATAGCGACAAACGTTCCTAAGATCAAAAGCGGTTATGGCATCCTGTTGGATGTGGGAGCCAATGCAGACTGTAAACCCGAAATGTTGAACCAGTTTGCCCTATTGGGCAGCTTATATGCACAACATGTGTATGGCTTGACAGATCCAAAAGTGGGCTTATTGAACATTGGTGAAGAAGAAGAAAAAGGAAATAACTTAACAATATCCACCTACCCCCTATTAAAAGAAAACACCAAGATCAATTTCATAGGCAACGCGGAAGGTCGTGATCTATTCACGGATCTCGCTGACGTTTACGTGTGCGACGGCTTTACGGGCAACGTGGTCTTGAAATTGGCCGAGTCTTTTTATGTGGTTACCTTGAAAAAGGGAATGAAGGATGATTTTTTTGACAGGTTCAACTACGAACGATATGGAGGCAGCCCCATTCTGGGTGTCAACGCTCCCGTTATCATCGGACATGGGATATCTACCCCTGAAGCTATCAAAAACATGGTTTTACTTTCAAAGGACATGATCGAATCCAAATTTATCGACAAGATCAGGTCTGCTTTCAACTAA
- a CDS encoding beta-ketoacyl-ACP synthase III, whose protein sequence is MSKIHAAITAVNGYVPDYILSNQELETMVDTNDEWIVSRTGIKERRILKGEGKATSDLAVPAVEGLLKKRGITANDIELIIFCTSTPDMLFPATANILAEKIGAKKAWGYDLQAACSGFLFGLTTAAQFIESGKHKKVLVVGADKMSSVVNYEDRNTCILFGDGCGCVLLEPNDEGNGLIDAVLKTDGAGGPFLNIKGGGSLNPATHQTVDAGLHYAYQEGRTVFKFAVTNMADVAVEVMERNKLTSDDISYLVPHQANRRIIDATAERAGLPEEKVMVNIHKYGNTTSGTIPLCLWEWEDKLKKGDNLILAAFGGGFTWGSIYLKWAYTKS, encoded by the coding sequence ATGTCTAAAATACATGCTGCTATTACAGCAGTGAACGGCTATGTGCCCGACTACATCTTGAGCAATCAGGAATTGGAAACCATGGTTGACACGAACGACGAGTGGATTGTTTCGCGCACGGGCATCAAAGAGCGCAGGATTCTTAAAGGCGAAGGAAAAGCCACGTCTGATCTTGCTGTTCCGGCTGTAGAGGGTTTGCTGAAGAAAAGAGGGATTACCGCCAACGACATTGAGCTCATTATTTTTTGCACCAGCACGCCGGACATGCTATTCCCGGCCACGGCAAATATCCTTGCGGAGAAAATAGGGGCAAAAAAAGCTTGGGGCTACGACTTGCAGGCAGCCTGTTCAGGCTTTTTATTTGGCTTGACAACAGCGGCGCAATTCATCGAATCGGGAAAACACAAGAAGGTATTGGTAGTGGGTGCCGACAAGATGTCGTCGGTAGTCAACTATGAAGACCGCAACACCTGTATCCTCTTTGGTGATGGCTGTGGATGTGTGCTATTGGAGCCGAACGACGAAGGCAACGGACTTATTGATGCCGTGCTGAAGACAGATGGCGCCGGAGGCCCTTTCTTGAACATAAAAGGTGGTGGGTCGCTGAACCCTGCTACCCATCAAACGGTTGATGCGGGGCTACACTATGCTTACCAAGAAGGTCGCACCGTGTTTAAATTTGCGGTAACCAATATGGCGGATGTTGCTGTTGAGGTAATGGAACGCAACAAGCTTACTTCCGACGACATCAGTTACCTTGTACCCCACCAGGCAAACAGGCGCATTATAGACGCTACCGCTGAACGTGCTGGTTTACCCGAAGAAAAAGTGATGGTGAATATCCACAAATATGGGAATACTACCAGTGGAACCATCCCGCTATGTCTTTGGGAATGGGAAGACAAACTAAAAAAAGGCGATAATTTGATTCTTGCTGCCTTCGGCGGAGGCTTCACTTGGGGTTCCATTTACCTGAAGTGGGCTTACACAAAATCATAA
- the accB gene encoding acetyl-CoA carboxylase biotin carboxyl carrier protein, translated as MSMDIKQIQDLIKFVSKSGVNEVAIEEKDFKITIKTNQEPTYVTATVPSPVALPAVAPVAAAAPVAATPSTPVATATEASNLITIKSPMIGTFYRAAGPEKPLFANVGDEIAPGKVLCIVEAMKLFNEIESEVSGKIVKILVNDAQPVEYDQPLFLVDPS; from the coding sequence ATGAGTATGGATATCAAACAAATTCAAGATCTGATCAAATTCGTTTCCAAATCAGGCGTGAATGAAGTCGCTATCGAAGAAAAGGACTTTAAAATTACCATAAAGACGAATCAAGAGCCGACTTATGTAACGGCTACGGTTCCAAGTCCGGTAGCATTACCAGCGGTAGCTCCAGTTGCCGCAGCAGCTCCAGTAGCGGCTACACCTTCTACTCCGGTGGCCACAGCAACAGAAGCGTCGAATCTGATCACTATCAAGTCGCCGATGATCGGTACTTTCTACCGCGCTGCGGGACCAGAAAAACCGTTGTTTGCCAATGTGGGTGATGAAATTGCTCCAGGTAAAGTATTATGTATTGTGGAAGCAATGAAACTTTTCAACGAAATCGAATCCGAAGTTTCCGGTAAGATCGTGAAAATCCTAGTAAATGATGCACAGCCTGTAGAATACGACCAACCTTTATTCTTGGTTGATCCTAGCTAA
- the accC gene encoding acetyl-CoA carboxylase biotin carboxylase subunit encodes MFKKILIANRGEIALRIIRTCREMGIKSVAVYSTADRDSLHVRFADEAVCIGPPASKDSYLNIPNIISAAELTNADAIHPGYGFLSENAKFSAICAEYGIKFIGATADQIEKMGDKASAKDTMKKAGVPTVPGSAGLIPDVKTGIKLAGEIGYPVIIKATAGGGGRGMRIIWKDEEFEPNWDSARQEAAAAFGNDGIYLEKFVEEPRHIEIQVIGDQYGKVCHLSERDCSIQRRHQKLVEEAPSPFITPELRAKMGEAAIKGAQAVNYEGAGTIEFLVDKHRNFYFMEMNTRIQVEHPVTEEVINFDLIKEQIKVAAGIPISGKSYEPTMHAIECRINAEDPFNNFRPSPGKITNFHSPGGHGVRVDTHVYAGYTIPPNYDSMIAKLITVAQTREEAINTMERALSEFVIEGIKTTIPLHLRLMRDPNFRAGNFTTKFMETFDLTEYPEDEI; translated from the coding sequence ATGTTTAAAAAAATATTAATAGCCAATAGAGGAGAGATAGCCCTTCGTATCATTCGTACTTGTCGCGAAATGGGCATTAAGAGTGTAGCGGTATATTCCACTGCCGACCGAGACAGCTTACATGTGCGTTTTGCCGATGAAGCGGTTTGTATTGGTCCTCCTGCCAGTAAAGATTCGTATTTAAACATCCCTAATATTATTTCGGCGGCCGAGTTAACGAACGCGGACGCTATCCACCCAGGGTACGGATTCTTATCCGAGAATGCTAAATTTTCGGCCATTTGCGCGGAATATGGCATCAAGTTTATCGGTGCTACTGCCGATCAAATCGAGAAAATGGGCGATAAAGCATCGGCCAAAGACACGATGAAGAAAGCAGGTGTACCTACCGTTCCTGGATCGGCAGGCCTTATTCCTGATGTAAAAACAGGTATCAAGCTCGCTGGAGAAATCGGCTACCCTGTCATCATCAAAGCCACTGCAGGTGGTGGTGGACGTGGTATGCGTATCATCTGGAAAGACGAAGAGTTTGAACCAAACTGGGATTCGGCACGTCAAGAAGCGGCAGCGGCCTTTGGCAACGACGGTATCTATTTGGAGAAATTCGTGGAAGAGCCACGCCATATCGAGATCCAAGTAATTGGTGACCAATACGGCAAGGTGTGTCACCTTTCCGAGCGCGATTGTTCCATCCAACGTCGTCACCAGAAATTGGTCGAAGAAGCTCCTTCGCCGTTCATCACGCCCGAGTTGCGCGCCAAAATGGGTGAAGCGGCCATCAAGGGTGCCCAAGCGGTAAACTATGAAGGTGCCGGAACCATCGAATTTTTGGTGGACAAACATCGCAACTTCTACTTCATGGAGATGAACACCCGTATTCAGGTAGAGCACCCAGTGACGGAAGAAGTGATCAACTTCGATTTGATCAAAGAACAAATTAAAGTTGCCGCAGGTATTCCGATATCCGGAAAAAGCTACGAGCCAACGATGCACGCCATCGAGTGCCGTATCAATGCCGAGGATCCGTTCAATAACTTCCGTCCATCACCAGGAAAAATCACGAACTTTCATTCACCGGGCGGACATGGGGTGCGCGTTGATACGCACGTATATGCGGGGTATACCATTCCACCAAACTATGACTCCATGATTGCGAAGCTGATCACGGTGGCGCAAACACGCGAAGAAGCGATTAACACGATGGAGCGTGCCCTGAGCGAATTTGTGATTGAAGGTATCAAAACTACCATTCCTTTGCATCTACGCTTAATGCGCGACCCGAACTTCAGAGCGGGCAATTTTACGACCAAATTCATGGAGACTTTCGACTTGACGGAATACCCTGAAGATGAAATTTAA
- the tatC gene encoding twin-arginine translocase subunit TatC, with amino-acid sequence MSKSNDLIKAIKDKGKNLEAEMSFFDHLEVLRWHIIRSVIAIAVFAILSFTFYDFVFNDIIMGPKNLDFWTYRMMCKVGDLLSLDGFCVEKIPFNIINTELAGQFMLQINSCLLMALALGFPYLLFEVWLFIKPALTDIERKSAQGFVIYASILFILGALFGYYIVVPLSVNFLANVSLSEEITNQITIDSYLSTIATLTLGCGVVFLLPILIFILSKIGLMTPEFMRASRRYATVIILIIAAIITPTADVITLLTVSAPMFLLYELSIMVSANVKKKKLQAEKEFYKK; translated from the coding sequence ATGTCGAAGTCTAACGATCTAATTAAAGCAATAAAAGATAAAGGGAAAAATCTAGAGGCAGAAATGTCTTTCTTTGACCATCTTGAGGTTCTCAGATGGCATATCATCCGCTCCGTTATCGCGATAGCGGTGTTTGCTATCCTTTCTTTCACTTTTTACGATTTTGTTTTCAACGACATCATCATGGGCCCCAAAAATTTGGATTTTTGGACCTACCGGATGATGTGTAAAGTTGGTGATCTGCTGAGCCTCGACGGCTTCTGTGTAGAGAAAATACCGTTCAATATTATCAATACCGAGCTGGCAGGGCAGTTCATGCTACAGATCAACTCCTGTTTGCTGATGGCCTTGGCTCTTGGGTTCCCCTACCTCTTGTTTGAAGTATGGCTGTTTATCAAACCCGCCTTAACAGATATTGAACGTAAATCGGCACAAGGATTTGTCATTTACGCATCCATCCTATTCATCTTAGGAGCACTATTTGGCTATTACATCGTGGTACCGCTTTCGGTCAACTTCTTGGCCAATGTTTCTTTAAGTGAAGAAATCACCAACCAGATCACGATCGACTCTTACCTGTCGACAATCGCCACACTAACCTTGGGCTGTGGTGTTGTATTTTTGCTGCCCATCCTAATCTTCATTCTTTCGAAAATAGGCTTGATGACACCGGAATTCATGCGCGCAAGTCGCCGCTATGCTACCGTCATCATCTTAATTATAGCGGCGATTATCACGCCTACGGCAGACGTGATCACCTTGTTGACCGTAAGTGCGCCGATGTTCCTACTCTATGAATTGAGTATTATGGTATCGGCGAATGTCAAAAAGAAAAAGCTACAAGCGGAAAAAGAATTTTATAAAAAATAA
- the rpiB gene encoding ribose 5-phosphate isomerase B — MSKKIAIGSDHAGFEYKTALVEFLKAEGFEVEDFGPATGDSVDYPDFAHPVASSVEDGNNELGVLICGSANGVAITANKHQGIRAAIAWQNEIAALARQHNNANVICIPARFIDIALAKKIVNTFVTTDFEGGRHATRVNKIACS; from the coding sequence ATGTCAAAGAAAATTGCAATAGGAAGTGATCATGCTGGATTTGAATACAAAACAGCCTTAGTAGAATTTCTAAAAGCGGAGGGCTTTGAGGTAGAAGACTTCGGGCCAGCTACGGGCGACTCTGTGGACTATCCAGATTTTGCACACCCAGTGGCATCGAGTGTGGAAGACGGAAATAATGAGCTTGGTGTATTAATCTGCGGAAGCGCAAATGGCGTAGCCATCACGGCCAACAAGCACCAAGGCATACGTGCAGCTATCGCTTGGCAAAACGAGATTGCCGCCTTGGCACGTCAACACAACAATGCCAATGTGATTTGTATACCCGCACGTTTCATAGACATTGCCCTTGCGAAAAAAATCGTGAATACGTTTGTGACGACTGATTTCGAAGGCGGAAGACATGCCACCCGTGTAAATAAAATCGCTTGTAGCTAA